A genomic stretch from Falco naumanni isolate bFalNau1 chromosome 4, bFalNau1.pat, whole genome shotgun sequence includes:
- the LOC121086217 gene encoding nuclear receptor 2C2-associated protein yields the protein MPAEPLICADTATRVSSVLNRDVKQFGKKHMFDASEETCWNSDQGTCQWVTLDFPRTVKVSQFHIQFQGGFSSRLCTLEGCRAGEELVKISDLYPKDTNAMQRFQVEETVLDKLKITFENSTDFFGRIVVYHLGVLGEKL from the exons ATGCCCGCGGAGCCCCTGATCTGCGCCGACACGGCCACACG GGTGAGCTCTGTGCTTAACCGGGATGTGAAGCAGTTTGGGAAGAAGCACATGTTTGATGCGAGCGAGGAGACGTGCTGGAACTCGGACCAG GGCACGTGCCAGTGGGTCACCCTGGATTTCCCCCGCACTGTCAAGGTCTCGCAGTTTCACATCCAGTTCCAGGGGGGATTCTCCAGCCGGCTGTGCACGCTGGAAG gctgcagagcaggggaagaacTGGTGAAAATATCCGACCTGTACCCCAAGGACACCAACGCCATGCAG AGATTCCAGGTGGAGGAGACGGTGCTGGATAAGCTGAAGATCACCTTTGAGAACAGCACCGACTTCTTCGGGAGGATCGTGGTGTACCACctcggggtgctgggggagaagCTGTAG
- the TMEM221 gene encoding transmembrane protein 221, with protein sequence MPAAYPQRALTVLLLFGTLAAAMALLASSLIFQLPAGRTGAGAGRGALPEPAAAVLLPVSAVLAALCLVLNVSCLLLCLLHGYFSTELCRGQPGPDRADWFLLDSRTVRHTAIGLFCCGVSVYLTALAIYMLLLFELEAGIASACILSSGIIVLLITVTHALVRASQVSRRSHSEVSHTLYENDSAQHGESSTSDLNNKNIAAPRPRPEIHREFSFPPFLEHKSQLGSPASSNLTSSGSPGLRSEKESYNLPRTHRTLSAESGLLQVQGKPWNSITQEMRNVMSRKPGALGKDSTLV encoded by the exons ATGCCCGCCGCCTACCCGCAGCGGGCCCTGACGGTGCTGCTGCTCTTCGGCACGCTGGCCGCCGCCATGGCCCTGCTCGCCTCCAGCCTCATCTTCCAGCTGCCGGCGGGGCGCaccggtgccggtgccggtcGAGGTGCGCTACCGGAGCCGGCGGCCGCCGTGCTGCTGCCGGTGTCGGCTGTGCTGGCCGCACTCTGCCTGGTGCTGAACgtcagctgcctcctgctctgcctcctccacGGCTACTTCAGCACCGAGCTGTGCCGGGGGCAGCCCGGGCCCGACCG GGCAGACTGGTTCCTTCTGGACAGCCGCACAGTTCGCCACACTGCCATCGGCTTGTTCTGCTGCGGCGTCTCAGTCTACCTAACAG CTCTCGCCATctacatgctgctgctgttcgAACTGGAGGCCGGCATCGCCAGCGCCTGCATCCTCTCCTCCGGCATCATTGTCCTGCTGATCACGGTGACGCACGCCCTGGTACGGGCTTCCCAGGTTTCACGCCGTAGCCACTCTGAGGTCTCCCACACCCTGTACGAGAATGACTCTGCCCAGCACGGCGAGTCCTCCACCAGCGATCTGAACAACAAGAACATAGctgcgccccggccccggcctgAGATCCACCGGGaattttccttccctcctttcctggAGCACAAATCCCAGCTGGgctctccagccagcagcaaccTCACCTCCTCGGGCAGCCCCGGGCTTCGCTCCGAGAAGGAGAGCTACAACCTGCCCCGAACGCACAGGACACTGTCAGCAGagtctgggctgctgcaggtgcagggCAAGCCCTGGAACAGCATCACGCAGGAGATGAGGAATGTGATGTCGCGCAAACCTGGAGCCTTGGGCAAGGACTCAACTCTGGTGTGA
- the RFXANK gene encoding DNA-binding protein RFXANK, translated as MEGEEAVACLVETPPINRDTQELLKEDENRAEGAAATEELPAARDTGDSGAPLGCLRPDQDMPHLDHGDGGADTLMKPSTASMDRQRSTELSTLDSFPLKHSNTLTNRQRGNEVSALPATLDTLSIHQLAAQGELSQLKEHLRKGENLVNKPDERGFTPLIWAAAFGEIETVRHLLEWGADPHALAKERESALSLASMGGYTDIVVMLLERNVDINIYDWNGGTPLLYAVRGNHVKCVEALLARGADLTTEADSGYTPMDLAVALGHKKVQQVIENHILKLFQNKELE; from the exons ATGGAAGGGGAAGAAGCAGTTGCTTGTCTCGTGGAGACACCCCCGATCAACAGGGACACCCAGGAACTCCTAAAAGAGGATGAAAACAGAGCTGAGGgggcagcagccacagaggagctgcctgcagccagggacactggggacagCGGTGCTCCCCTGGGGTGTCTGCGGCCAGACCAAGACATGCCACACTTGGACCATGGGGACG GTGGAGCGGACACTCTCATGAAGCCCTCGACTGCGTCAATGGACAGGCAGAGGAGCACGGAGCTCTCGACCCTCGACA gtttcccCCTGAAGCACTCAAACACGCTGACAAACAGGCAGCGAGGCAACGAGGTCTCGGCTCTCCCAGCCACGCTGGACA CACTGTCCATCCACCAGCTTGCTGCCCAGGGTGAGCTCAGCCAGCTGAAGGAGCACCTTCGGAAAG GCGAGAACTTAGTAAATAAACCTGATGAGAGAGGTTTCACGCCGCTGATCTGGGCTGCAGCCTTTGGAGAGATCGAAACGGTCCGTCACCTGCTGGAATGG ggcGCTGACCCCCACGCACTAGCGAAGGAGCGGGAGAGCGCCCTATCCCTGGCCAGCATGGGCGGCTACACCGACATCGTGGTCATGCTGCTGGAGAGGAACGTGGACATCAACATCTACGACTGG aaTGGCGGCACTCCTCTGCTCTACGCCGTGCGTGGCAATCACGTCAAGTGTGTCGAGGCCCTACTAG CTCGCGGCGCTGACCTGACCACGGAGGCAGATTCCGGCTACACCCCGATGGATCTGGCCGTGGCACTGGGACACAAGAAAG TCCAACAGGTTATCGAAAATCACATCCTCAAGCTATTTCAGAATAAGGAGCTGGAGTGA
- the BORCS8 gene encoding BLOC-1-related complex subunit 8, translating to MEEPEMQLKVKKVTDKFTESMYVLANEPSVALYRLQEHVRRSLPELAQHKSDMQSWEEQSQGAIYTVEYACSAIKNMTDSSVYFKSIDSLLKHAIAMKDQLNAAQGRSAVAPQAKNPPASS from the exons atGGAGGAGCCCGAGATGCAGCTGAAGGTGAAGAAAG TGACGGACAAATTCACGGAGAGCATGTACGTCCTGGCCAACGAGCCCTCTGTGGCGCTGTACCGGCTGCAGGAGCACGTGCGCAGATCCCTTCCAGAGCTCGCACAGCACAAG TCCGAcatgcagagctgggaggagcaAAGCCAAGGAGCCATCTACACCGTAGAGTACGCCTGCAG TGCCATAAAGAACATGACTGACAGCAGCGTGTACTTCAAGAGCATCGACAGTCTGCTCAAACATGCCATAGCCATGAAGGATCAGCTGAATGCTGCTCAGGGCCGCAG CGCTGTTGCCCCACAAGCCAAGAATCCTCCAGCCAGTTCCTGA